In Corynebacterium ulcerans, one genomic interval encodes:
- the gdhA gene encoding NADP-specific glutamate dehydrogenase: protein MSTIDERVQGYYDALLKRNPAEPEFHQAVAEVLDSLKTVLEKDPHYADYGLIQRLCEPERQLMFRVPWVDDQGVVQVNRGFRVQFNSAIGPYKGGLRFHPSVNLGIIKFLGFEQIFKNSLTGLPIGGGKGGSDFDPKGKSDAEIMRFCQSFMTELHRHIGEYRDVPAGDIGVGGREIGFLFGQYRRLANQHESGVLTGKGLTWGGSLVRTEATGYGLVYFTSEMLAHHGDSFEGKKVIVSGSGNVAIYAIEKVQELGGTVIAFSDSSGWVETPNGVDVAKLKDIKEVRRERATVYVDEVEGAIYHEDGSIWDLTCDVALPCATQNELDGDHAKKLAENGCKYVAEGANMPSTAEAIEVYREKGIHFGPGKAANAGGVATSALEMQQNASRDSWSFEYADERLREIMRGIFQNCERTAREYGHEGDYVIGANIAGFKKVADAMLAQGVI from the coding sequence ATGTCAACGATTGACGAGCGCGTGCAGGGTTACTATGACGCACTACTAAAGCGTAATCCTGCGGAGCCTGAGTTTCACCAGGCTGTGGCAGAAGTTCTTGACTCCCTGAAAACTGTTCTGGAGAAGGACCCTCACTACGCTGATTACGGCCTTATTCAACGACTCTGCGAACCGGAGCGTCAGTTGATGTTCCGTGTTCCGTGGGTAGATGACCAGGGTGTGGTGCAAGTCAATCGTGGCTTCCGCGTACAGTTCAACTCTGCAATTGGTCCGTATAAGGGCGGTCTGCGTTTTCACCCATCGGTCAACTTGGGCATTATCAAGTTCTTGGGCTTTGAACAGATTTTCAAGAACTCCCTCACCGGGCTTCCTATCGGTGGCGGCAAGGGTGGATCGGACTTTGACCCTAAAGGCAAGTCTGATGCTGAAATCATGCGCTTCTGTCAGTCCTTTATGACTGAGCTGCACCGTCATATTGGAGAGTACCGCGATGTGCCCGCCGGCGATATCGGAGTTGGTGGACGTGAAATCGGATTCCTCTTCGGGCAGTATCGTCGACTTGCTAACCAACATGAATCGGGTGTGCTTACCGGAAAAGGACTTACCTGGGGCGGCTCGTTGGTTCGTACGGAAGCCACCGGTTACGGCCTTGTTTATTTCACCAGTGAAATGCTGGCGCATCATGGTGACTCTTTTGAAGGTAAAAAAGTCATTGTCTCGGGCTCTGGCAACGTAGCAATCTATGCTATCGAGAAGGTCCAGGAGCTTGGCGGAACCGTTATTGCTTTCTCTGATTCCTCGGGCTGGGTTGAGACTCCCAACGGTGTGGACGTCGCAAAGCTCAAGGACATCAAGGAGGTTCGTCGTGAGCGTGCCACTGTGTATGTGGATGAAGTAGAAGGTGCAATTTATCACGAAGACGGATCCATCTGGGACCTTACTTGTGATGTGGCTTTGCCTTGTGCAACCCAAAACGAACTTGATGGTGACCATGCCAAGAAGCTCGCAGAAAATGGTTGTAAATATGTTGCAGAAGGTGCCAACATGCCATCGACTGCAGAGGCTATCGAGGTTTACCGTGAAAAGGGCATTCACTTTGGCCCAGGCAAGGCTGCCAACGCTGGTGGCGTAGCCACATCGGCCCTGGAGATGCAGCAGAATGCTTCTCGTGATTCCTGGAGCTTTGAATATGCGGATGAACGTCTACGGGAAATCATGCGTGGAATTTTCCAGAATTGTGAGCGCACTGCTCGTGAATATGGGCATGAGGGTGACTATGTGATTGGCGCTAACATTGCCGGCTTTAAGAAGGTTGCCGATGCGATGCTTGCTCAAGGCGTGATCTAA
- a CDS encoding DUF4921 family protein, producing the protein MNAQMYSRPTPIVTMADGTIKQVNPFSGTQVWTVPGRGNRPLAHLPVGIHDLTPQDHVSTCAFCSDRQIETPPEKSRMVLSSAEGTSEWEILRGVNATELHATTADFRRVPNLFEIVSYDYWHDNYGYCLDTETQARMEHYLASELGKKHVLDIAKAKRKAAGNSRDHSESELLKDAPAFFGGGHDVIIARRHYTDNATSSDQLASAGTLTYGEHEAFIRFTIDSLRDLYARNRYAPYVAVFQNWLKPAGASFDHLHKQLVAVDERGVHSEIEVQKLRQNPNMYNEWAVDFAAMHNLVIAENDHAICFAGFGHRFPTLEVFSKSAVSEPWLQSPEEIRAMSDLVHACHAGAGPQVPCNEEWHHKPADVDIPMPWRIMIKWRVSTLAGFEGGTKIYLNTLSPWDVRDRIVHALYSLRDQGRVSPNIRIATECTVQRNSLKYNPVLH; encoded by the coding sequence ATGAACGCGCAGATGTATTCGCGACCCACCCCGATCGTGACCATGGCAGACGGAACAATCAAACAGGTAAACCCTTTCTCCGGAACGCAAGTATGGACGGTCCCGGGGCGTGGCAACCGTCCCCTGGCCCACCTACCAGTAGGCATCCACGATCTCACTCCCCAAGACCATGTTTCCACCTGTGCGTTTTGTTCAGACCGTCAAATAGAAACCCCTCCGGAAAAATCACGAATGGTCTTAAGCTCTGCCGAGGGAACGTCCGAGTGGGAGATTCTGCGTGGCGTGAACGCTACGGAACTCCATGCTACGACGGCAGACTTCCGCCGAGTCCCCAACCTATTTGAGATCGTCTCCTACGACTACTGGCACGATAACTACGGATATTGTTTAGACACGGAAACCCAAGCTCGCATGGAACACTATCTAGCATCAGAGTTGGGCAAGAAACACGTACTAGATATTGCAAAAGCCAAGCGTAAAGCGGCTGGCAATAGCAGGGATCACTCTGAAAGCGAGCTTTTAAAAGACGCTCCCGCATTCTTCGGTGGTGGACACGACGTAATCATAGCCCGCCGCCACTACACCGATAACGCTACGAGCAGCGATCAACTGGCGTCTGCTGGGACCCTCACATATGGGGAACACGAAGCTTTTATACGCTTCACCATAGATTCACTTCGTGATCTCTACGCCCGCAATCGTTACGCACCCTACGTTGCGGTTTTTCAAAACTGGCTCAAACCCGCCGGCGCTTCTTTTGACCACTTGCACAAGCAATTAGTCGCTGTCGACGAACGCGGCGTGCACTCCGAAATAGAAGTACAAAAGTTGCGACAAAATCCCAACATGTACAACGAATGGGCCGTCGATTTCGCTGCCATGCACAACCTCGTTATTGCAGAAAACGACCATGCCATATGTTTTGCAGGTTTTGGTCACCGTTTTCCCACCCTTGAAGTGTTCTCCAAATCAGCTGTCTCTGAACCCTGGCTACAATCACCGGAAGAAATCCGAGCCATGAGCGACCTGGTTCACGCGTGCCATGCCGGGGCAGGCCCTCAAGTGCCTTGCAATGAAGAATGGCATCATAAACCCGCCGACGTGGATATCCCCATGCCATGGCGGATCATGATCAAGTGGCGTGTGTCCACACTCGCAGGCTTTGAAGGCGGAACAAAAATCTACCTTAATACGCTTTCTCCGTGGGATGTTCGAGACCGGATTGTGCATGCCCTTTATAGTCTCCGCGACCAAGGCCGCGTCTCCCCTAATATTCGGATTGCTACGGAATGCACAGTGCAGCGCAATAGTTTGAAATACAATCCTGTTCTGCATTAA
- a CDS encoding amidohydrolase — MVECMDIAEFLASSTTDLSWQKDFYRWMHAHPELSGWEQETSAKIQEKLAEFDCTIRPSIGGHGVVAIFSNGEGPCVLARADFDALPVKETTGVSFASRRIDTSGESPVPVMHACGHDMHTTALLGACALLDAHRSQWAGTFIALFQPSEENGAGAEAMVADGLVEKIPRPDVCFAQHIVPGPAGVVMSKPGAVLAACDSIEIRIEGKSAHGSMPHNSIDPTYIAAMIVIRLQGIVGREIAPQDFAIISVGTLESGHSNNTIPGNARIVLNCRMYSNEVRRKLYAAIERVVQAECAASGITVPPTFRYFAHGPLTENDPHVFARVRANFDHVFGADSRTASQWTASEDFSNIPMAFNSPYLFWTVGATPRDQWEDAEQRGTIESDIPVNHMGSFLPDYAPTVTSATHATVTAVLTYLGHQ; from the coding sequence ATGGTGGAGTGCATGGATATCGCTGAATTTTTGGCTTCCTCTACAACCGACCTCAGCTGGCAAAAGGATTTTTACCGGTGGATGCACGCCCACCCCGAGCTCTCTGGGTGGGAGCAAGAAACCTCCGCAAAAATCCAAGAGAAGCTTGCTGAATTCGACTGCACTATCCGCCCCTCGATCGGTGGGCATGGGGTTGTAGCGATCTTTAGCAACGGCGAAGGCCCGTGCGTCCTTGCCCGCGCCGATTTTGATGCGCTTCCGGTGAAAGAAACCACAGGTGTAAGTTTTGCTTCACGTCGCATAGACACATCCGGGGAGTCACCGGTTCCGGTCATGCATGCTTGCGGACACGACATGCATACGACCGCGTTGCTAGGAGCTTGCGCGCTTCTCGACGCTCACCGTTCACAGTGGGCAGGCACATTCATCGCGCTTTTTCAGCCTTCCGAAGAAAATGGGGCTGGAGCTGAAGCCATGGTCGCAGACGGTCTGGTAGAAAAAATTCCGCGTCCTGATGTCTGTTTTGCACAGCACATCGTGCCAGGTCCTGCTGGCGTTGTTATGTCCAAACCAGGCGCAGTTCTCGCAGCATGCGATTCCATAGAAATACGCATCGAAGGGAAAAGCGCACATGGTTCGATGCCGCACAATTCTATTGATCCCACATATATCGCGGCCATGATAGTTATTCGACTTCAAGGCATCGTGGGCCGTGAGATTGCGCCTCAAGACTTTGCGATCATCTCTGTGGGAACCTTGGAGTCTGGACATTCCAACAATACGATTCCAGGAAATGCGCGGATTGTGCTGAACTGCCGCATGTACAGCAACGAGGTCCGACGCAAACTTTATGCGGCTATTGAACGCGTAGTGCAGGCGGAATGCGCGGCATCTGGGATAACGGTTCCTCCTACTTTCCGTTATTTCGCCCACGGCCCACTCACAGAAAACGACCCGCATGTGTTCGCACGCGTACGAGCTAATTTTGATCACGTATTTGGAGCAGATTCTCGCACAGCAAGCCAATGGACAGCGTCGGAGGATTTTTCCAACATCCCCATGGCATTCAACTCCCCATATCTCTTCTGGACCGTGGGAGCCACTCCACGCGACCAATGGGAAGACGCGGAGCAGCGAGGGACCATCGAATCGGATATTCCGGTCAATCACATGGGTTCTTTCCTACCTGACTATGCGCCCACAGTTACGTCCGCAACTCATGCCACAGTCACAGCGGTACTTACCTATCTGGGGCATCAGTAG
- a CDS encoding DCC1-like thiol-disulfide oxidoreductase family protein → MRAALPLGKTKSSRVCTNEGREAVRLEFYFDRDCGFCEVSAGVLARLCPSVRIIPAAPDSSPGSSYVGKNISHSAVARVNNSWSQGANAIASILESGGSNAGLRCVGRALKTPVVAPFAGVVYRLIAINRHRLGPLIGAEACRLNY, encoded by the coding sequence ATGCGTGCTGCGTTACCACTAGGTAAAACTAAAAGCTCTAGAGTGTGCACAAATGAAGGGCGTGAGGCAGTGAGGCTGGAATTTTATTTTGATCGTGACTGTGGTTTTTGCGAGGTAAGCGCAGGTGTTTTGGCGCGGCTATGTCCGAGCGTACGCATAATTCCAGCTGCGCCAGATTCGTCTCCGGGTTCCTCTTACGTGGGGAAAAACATTAGTCATTCGGCAGTAGCCCGGGTTAACAATTCTTGGTCTCAAGGCGCAAACGCTATAGCGAGCATTCTAGAAAGCGGGGGAAGCAACGCTGGACTTAGGTGCGTAGGAAGAGCGTTGAAAACCCCCGTGGTCGCACCTTTTGCTGGAGTCGTCTACAGATTAATAGCAATAAACAGACACCGGCTTGGACCACTTATTGGCGCAGAGGCCTGCCGGTTGAACTACTGA